From Rhodamnia argentea isolate NSW1041297 chromosome 10, ASM2092103v1, whole genome shotgun sequence, a single genomic window includes:
- the LOC115729112 gene encoding uncharacterized protein LOC115729112 has product MALPRNPQQLESKQGQSGQIQSVISGSLIKSLTVLDEFKYGFPSNGLSVASNKWWGSGSLGDFDYIHATETGRECRTKCKDVADDGSSDEKKPEGEKENRDSTLQGSSLLMAVRKRALDEGREALKLGVFRSHHARKIGKTEKSLMLNIFQSSLPKGWMDD; this is encoded by the coding sequence ATGGCACTGCCTCGTAACCCGCAGCAGTTGGAAAGTAAGCAGGGTCAAAGCGGGCAGATCCAAAGTGTAATTAGTGGAAGCTTGATAAAAAGTCTGACAGTCTTGGATGAATTCAAGTATGGATTTCCATCAAATGGCTTGTCAGTCGCCTCAAATAAGTGGTGGGGAAGTGGCAGTCTAGGAGATTTTGATTACATACATGCAACTGAAACTGGTAGAGAATGCAGAACGAAGTGCAAAGATGTGGCAGATGATGGTTCCAGTGATGAAAAGAAACCTGAAGGTGAGAAAGAGAACAGGGATTCCACTCTCCAGGGGTCTAGTTTGCTGATGGCTGTGAGGAAAAGAGCCCTTGACGAAGGACGAGAGGCACTCAAGCTGGGTGTTTTTAGGAGCCACCATGCTCGTAAGATAGGCAAGACAGAGAAATCACTGATGCTTAACATTTTTCAATCTTCACTGCCAAAGGGATGGATGGATGATTAA
- the LOC115731908 gene encoding probable receptor-like protein kinase At2g42960, giving the protein MSSRGSLNSKLSETFLGVKLWVWIGICVCAFIVLILCALCIWVTLRRKSKRKDVFSLSQIPNESKDIRVDRVGGPNFPNHPENASLAVNDKSVGKNSEKMLVHLATSKSSDPDNLSQCSSVYNPERGFSSQSGEEGSSGNVRKNPSLPYTGLVTASPLIGLPEISHLGWGHWFTLRDLELATNRFSPHNVLGEGGYGVVYRGKLINGTEVAVKKLLNNLGQAEKEFRVEVEAIGHVRHKNLVRLLGYCIEGVHRMLVYEYVNNGNLEQWLHGAMSEHGVLTWEARMKVILGTAKALAYLHEAIEPKVVHRDIKSSNILMDDEFNAKVSDFGLAKLLGSGESHITTRVMGTFGYVAPEYANTGMLNEKSDIYSFGVLLLEVITGRDPVDYGRPATEVNLVEWLKVMVGTRRAEEVMDPALEVKPATRALKRALLVALRCVDPEADKRPKMTQVVRMFEADEYPFREDRRNRKSRTASMDIELTKEAPGSVDVESQANPESHKIEITQA; this is encoded by the exons ATGTCATCTCGGGGTTCTTTGAACTCGAAATTGTCGGAAACTTTTCTGGGTGTGAAGTTATGGGTTTGGATTGGCATCTGTGTATGCGCATTCATAGTTTTGATTCTCTGCGCCTTATGTATCTGGGTCACATTGCGGAGAAAATCGAAAAGGAAGGACGTGTTTTCCCTTTCGCAGATACCGAACGAATCAAAGGATATCAGAGTCGACAGAGTGGGTGGCCCGAATTTCCCTAATCACCCAGAAAATGCATCCCTTGCAGTTAACGACAAATCGGTCGGGAAGAACTCGGAGAAGATGCTCGTCCACTTGGCCACAAGCAAATCGAGCGATCCGGATAACCTGAGTCAGTGCAGTTCTGTTTACAACCCAGAGAGGGGATTTAGTTCGCAATCAGGAGAAGAAGGAAGCTCTGGCAATGTTCGAAAAAATCCATCATTGCCTTACACTGGACTTGTTACCGCCTCTCCTCTAATTGGCTTACCTGAAATTTCGCACCTTGGATGGGGTCACTGGTTTACTCTCAGGGATCTAGAGCTTGCGACTAATCGTTTTTCGCCACATAATGTGCTTGGCGAGGGTGGTTATGGAGTTGTTTATAGGGGCAAACTTATTAATGGAACTGAGGTAGCTGTCAAAAAGCTTCTGAATAATTT AGGACAAGCTGAAAAAGAATTCAGGGTCGAAGTGGAAGCAATTGGTCATGTTCGACATAAAAATCTTGTACGACTATTGGGATATTGTATTGAAGGAGTTCACAG GATGCTTGTTTATGAGTATGTGAACAACGGAAACTTGGAACAATGGCTGCATGGAGCTATGAGTGAACATGGTGTCCTCACTTGGGAGGCCCGCATGAAGGTTATCCTCGGAACTGCCAAGGC GCTTGCATATTTGCACGAAGCAATAGAACCCAAGGTTGTTCACCGGGACATCAAGTCGAGCAACATTTTGATGGATGATGAATTCAATGCCAAGGTGTCTGACTTTGGATTGGCTAAGCTGTTGGGATCAGGAGAAAGTCACATTACGACCCGAGTGATGGGAACATTTGG ATATGTGGCTCCAGAGTATGCCAACACAGGAATGTTGAATGAGAAGAGCGACATTTACAGCTTCGGTGTTCTCTTGCTTGAAGTAATCACTGGAAGGGACCCAGTGGACTATGGTCGACCAGCTACAGAG GTAAATCTCGTGGAGTGGCTGAAGGTGATGGTAGGTACCAGGAGAGCAGAAGAAGTCATGGACCCGGCCCTTGAAGTTAAACCAGCAACGCGTGCTTTGAAGCGTGCCCTGTTGGTTGCACTCAGATGTGTTGATCCTGAAGCAGATAAGAGACCAAAAATGACTCAGGTCGTGCGAATGTTCGAAGCTGACGAGTATCCGTTTCGCGAG GATCGAAGAAACAGAAAGAGCCGCACAGCCAGCATGGACATCGAGTTGACAAAAGAAGCTCCTGGCTCAGTTGATGTAGAGAGCCAAGCTAATCCGGAGAGCCATAAGATCGAGATAACTCAGGCGTAG